The Coffea arabica cultivar ET-39 chromosome 4e, Coffea Arabica ET-39 HiFi, whole genome shotgun sequence genome includes a window with the following:
- the LOC113740651 gene encoding cysteine-rich receptor-like protein kinase 19 — MSWHGIEQFKTEITVITKVQHRNLVKLLGYCIHGEDRLLVYELLPNSSLDSFIFDTTKRAVLDWKRRSQIIEGIAQGLLYLHKYSRLRIIHRDLKASNVLLDNDLNPKISDFGTARIFGDDESRANTLKVVGTYGYMSPEYAMKGIISEKSDVYSFGVMMLEIITGKKNTSFSDMDDHLNLVGHVWNLWKDGRISDIADPSLGETIPMLEISRYVQVGLLCVEETAADRPTMSDVVSILNNESLVDLPVPNQPAFSAANRYRNNNNLVQNPESSDNTLTISDLEAR, encoded by the exons ATGTCATGGCATGGTATTGAACAATTCAAGAccgaaattacagtgataactAAGGTGCAACACCGAAACCTTGTAAAACTTCTGGGATATTGCATTCATGGGGAGGATCGGTTATTAGTGTACGAGCTCCTGCCAAACAGTAGCTTGGATTCATTTATATTTG ATACTACAAAACGGGCAGTACTTGATTGGAAAAGACGTTCTCAGATTATTGAAGGGATAGCTCAAGGGCTACTGTACCTCCACAAGTATTCTAGATTAAGAATCATCCACAGGGATCTCAAAGCAAGCAACGTTTTGTTGGACAATGacttgaatcccaaaatttctgattttggaACTGCAAGAATTTTTGGAGATGATGAGTCACGTGCAAATACATTGAAAGTCGTAGGGACATA TGGTTACATGTCTCCTGAATATGCTATGAAGGGTATCATCTCTGAGAAGTCTGACGTTTATAGCTTTGGAGTCATGATGTTGGAGATTATAACTGGAAAGAAGAACACTTCTTTCAGTGATATGGATGATCATTTAAACTTAGTAGGACAT GTGTGGAATTTATGGAAAGATGGAAGGATTTCGGACATTGCAGATCCTAGTTTAGGTGAGACAATTCCCATGCTTGAAATTTCAAGATATGTTCAGGTTGGGCTCCTGTGCGTAGAAGAAACTGCAGCCGACAGGCCAACCATGTCTGATGTGGTTTCCATTCTCAACAATGAATCACTGGTCGATCTTCCTGTTCCAAATCAACCGGCTTTTTCTGCCGCCAACAGATACCGAAATAATAACAACTTAGTTCAAAATCCGGAATCCTCCGATAATACACTGACAATTTCGGATTTGGAGGCTCGATAA
- the LOC140005984 gene encoding uncharacterized protein, translated as MEMELNSNNESSDEEIQEVNMNYTNFDMEKFMKNPEFEVGMKFGSKCLFREAIRNYSILTGRPVFMYTNDKSRLRAKCVAPCPWFVYASKVPALNNSDFVLKTLNDVHNHCSHAWKNKHMSTSWLANRYEDQIKSNMYMPAKQIRQVVDEQYKCEISRSMAYKARTKARKNIKGSVAEQYAFVWEYAAELQRTHPNTTIDIQYNPRNDPDERPTFTRFYCCLGPLKNGFNEGCRPIIALDGCHTKGAYPGQLLTAIGPDPNNGWWPIAWAVVEKEAREQWHWFLSLLIKDLQIATASSHYTFISDQQKGLDSALLELLPYCEHRFCVQHMYRNFKKKHPGQILKDRLWSIATATTVELYEAELDDLKEYDQLAYAWVKRAPPPQHWCPANSTRCSQNNNKSKRSSSGCIY; from the exons atgGAGATGGAACTCAACAGCAATAATGAGTCGTCTGACGAGGAAATCCAAGAGGTAAACATGAATTATACTAACTTTGATATGGAGAAGTTTATGAAAAATCCTGAATTTGAGGTTGGTATGAAATTTGGAAGTAAGTGTCTGTTTAGAGAAGCTATTAGGAATTACTCGATTCTTACTGGGAGACCCGTATTTATGTACACAAATGACAAATCTAGATTGAGGGCAAAATGTGTGGCACCCTGTCCGTGGTTTGTGTATGCTTCTAAAGTTCCAGCATTGAACAACTCAGATTTTGTTTTGAAGACATTGAATGATGTTCACAATCATTGCAGTCATGCCTGGAAAAATAAACACATGTCTACCTCTTGGCTGGCAAACAGATATGAAGATCAAATAAAGTCAAATATGTATATGCCAGCAAAGCAAATTAGACAGGTTGTGGATGAACAATATAAGTGTGAGATTAGTAGAAGTATGGCTTACAAGGCAAGGACTAAGGCTAGGAAGAATATTAAGGGAAGTGTAGCAGAACAATATGCTTTTGTTTGGGAATATGCTGCTGAATTACAGAGGACCCATCCAAATACAACAATTGACATTCAATACAATCCGAGAAATGATCCTGATGAGAGACCTACATTTACCAGATTCTATTGCTGTTTAGGACCTCTCAAAAATGGGTTTAATGAGGGTTGTAGGCCCATTATAGCACTTGATGGGTGTCACACAAAAGGAGCATATCCGGGACAATTGTTGACAGCTATTGGGCCAGATCCCAATAATGGATGGTGGCCCATTGCTTGGGCTGTTGTTGAAAAGGAGGCAAGAGAGCAGTGGCATTGGTTTCTGAGCTTATTGATTAAAGACTTGCAAATAGCCACTGCCAGCAGTCATTACACATTTATTTCGGACCAACAAAAG GGGCTTGATAGTGCACTTTTGGAACTTCTTCCATATTGTGAACACAGATTCTGTGTTCAACACATGtacagaaatttcaagaaaaaacatCCTGGGCAGATTTTAAAAGATAGACTATGGAGCATTGCAACAGCTACAACTGTTGAGTTGTATGAGGCAGAACTTGATGACTTGAAAGAGTATGACCAGCTTGCATATGCATGGGTCAAAAGGGCACCACCACCACAGCATTGGT GTCCGGCGAACTCGACCAGATGCTCCCAGAACAACAACAAGTCAAAAAGATCCTCGTCCGGCTGCATCTACTGA